A genome region from Triticum aestivum cultivar Chinese Spring chromosome 2B, IWGSC CS RefSeq v2.1, whole genome shotgun sequence includes the following:
- the LOC123043268 gene encoding L-type lectin-domain containing receptor kinase SIT2, protein MPPHSLLLCLLFLTPASASYTKDGFTYDGFSNGVLRLDGVASIASRALMLTDGVARSVGRAFFGGRFDSISSFSTTFVFVITPPYSDLSAYGLAFTISATTDSLLDALPSQYMGMFNRENVGNVTNRLFAVELDTSQSTEFGDINDNHVGIDVNTLVSINSTPAGYYKPDGTFSDLLLISGKPMQVWVDYDDSSHQVNVSLAPYLEHKPQNPLLSSTVNLTSVLPSSVYVGFASATGTLRSIHRIIGWSFNPNGEAKPLNYSVLSEVIQDVRRDGQSRSHIPKGVLVPVVILSVFITIVIIIALYVYMKKARKSSDWEIDCGSSSFTYKDLAAATNNFSDRMLLGRGGFGKVYKGVLQTSKQNVAIKRVSPESKQGMKEFIAEITILGHLRHRNLVQLLGYSRHKSELLLVYDYMPNGSLDRVLHGQRKQTIDWVQRFNIIKGIASGLCYLHEDWEKVVIHRDIKASNVLLDNEMNGRLGDFGLARLHNHGTDAHTTHLAGTWGYIAPELARLGRATKATDVFAFGVFMLEVACGRRPIQVNDSAGEPVLLTDWVVDAWESGSILRTVDPKLEDYVSEEAELVLKLGLLCSHPVQSARPCMRLVMQYLVKDVLLPDFQPSFLSLTSRDEEFGQHILSCPSVATTITGLSGGR, encoded by the coding sequence ATGCCGCCTCACTCCCTATTACTctgcctcctcttcctcaccccAGCCTCCGCTTCCTACACCAAAGACGGCTTCACCTACGACGGTTTCTCTAATGGCGTGCTCCGGCTTGATGGTGTAGCTTCAATCGCAAGCAGAGCTCTCATGCTAACCGATGGTGTTGCCCGGAGTGTAGGACGCGCTTTCTTCGGAGGCCGGTTCGACTCTATTTCCTCATTCTCAACAACCTTTGTGTTCGTCATCACTCCTCCTTACTCTGATTTGAGCGCATACGGGCTCGCCTTTACGATTTCCGCCACGACGGATTCTTTGTTGGATGCCCTCCCGTCTCAGTACATGGGCATGTTCAACCGTGAAAATGTAGGTAATGTCACAAATCGACTCTTTGCTGTTGAGCTTGATACCAGCCAAAGTACAGAGTTCGGGGATATTAATGATAACCATGTTGGAATcgatgtaaacaccttggtgtctATCAATTCCACCCCTGCTGGGTACTACAAACCAGATGGCACGTTCTCTGATTTGCTACTTATTAGTGGAAAGCCGATGCAAGTATGGGTGGATTATGATGACAGTTCGCACCAAGTGAATGTCAGTTTAGCACCTTACTTAGAGCACAAGCCTCAGAACCCACTGCTATCCAGCACTGTCAATCTTACATCTGTTTTACCAAGCTCAGTATATGTTGGCTTTGCCTCTGCAACCGGCACTTTAAGGTCCATACACCGCATTATCGGCTGGAGTTTCAATCCAAATGGGGAGGCTAAGCCACTTAACTACTCAGTGCTGTCTGAAGTTATACAGGATGTTCGACGCGATGGTCAAAGTCGCTCCCATATCCCTAAGGGTGTTCTTGTACCAGTTGTTATTCTGTCAGTGTTCATCACAATTGTCATTATCATTGCTCTTTATGTTTATATGAAAAAGGCAAGGAAAAGTAGTGATTGGGAAATCGATTGTGGGTCATCATCCTTCACATATAAAGATCTTGCCGCTGCAACCAATAATTTCAGTGACAGGATGCTTCTTGGGAGAGGAGGATTTGGAAAGGTGTACAAGGGGGTGCTACAAACCTCGAAGCAAAATGTTGCCATCAAGCGGGTTTCACCAGAGTCAAAGCAGGGGATGAAGGAATTCATAGCTGAGATAACCATCCTAGGCCATCTCCGCCATCGCAACCTTGTGCAGTTGCTCGGTTATTCTCGACACAAGAGCGAGCTCCTTCTGGTTTACGATTACATGCCAAATGGTAGTCTCGACAGAGTTCTGCACGGTCAACGTAAGCAGACTATAGACTGGGTTCAGAGATTCAACATCATAAAAGGCATTGCATCTGGTCTTTGCTACCTCCATGAGGACTGGGAGAAGGTGGTCATCCATCGAGACATCAAAGCGAGCAACGTGCTCCTCGACAATGAAATGAACGGTAGACTGGGTGATTTTGGTCTGGCAAGATTACACAACCATGGCACAGATGCCCACACCACGCATTTGGCTGGCACCTGGGGGTACATTGCTCCCGAGCTGGCTAGGCTAGGAAGGGCAACCAAGGCAACTGACGTCTTTGCATTTGGTGTCTTCATGTTGGAGGTTGCTTGTGGGAGGCGTCCAATACAGGTGAATGATTCTGCTGGTGAGCCAGTGCTGCTGACAGACTGGGTGGTCGATGCATGGGAGAGTGGTTCGATCCTCAGAACAGTAGACCCAAAATTAGAAGATTATGTCAGTGAGGAAGCAGAGTTGGTACTAAAGCTTGGCTTGCTCTGCTCACACCCAGTACAAAGTGCTAGGCCATGCATGCGCCTAGTGATGCAATACCTTGTAAAGGATGTGCTACTCCCGGATTTCCAACCAAGTTTTTTGAGCCTTACTAGCAGGGATGAAGAATTTGGGCAGCATATCCTGTCATGCCCTTCTGTAGCGACGACCATAACAGGACTTTCTGGAGGAAGATGA